A window of the Brachyhypopomus gauderio isolate BG-103 chromosome 14, BGAUD_0.2, whole genome shotgun sequence genome harbors these coding sequences:
- the gal3st3 gene encoding galactose-3-O-sulfotransferase 3 isoform X1 codes for MLSATPLIVTSRLRTPPTPTRPHPLNSLRTMSQKKLFLVLVAISTISFLLHHGGHLSWTLEAFRLGCPSFRSSLSSVDGAVASGWGRPKHTSVAFLKTHKTASSTVQNMLFRFAERNNLTVALPITACDHQFCYPRLFSGSFVHPHTVPPDIVTSHMRFSRAEVRRLMPNDTVHITILREPGAMFESLFSYYNQYCQSFRRVPNGSLEVFLKHPWAYYRLEEHDSMYARNTLTFDLGGDKDRAGAEATTYARRFAAEVERVFSLVMIAEHFDESLVLLRRLLAWDLEDVLYVKLNMRTPSSKSRLSEGLRGKIREWNAIDAALYDHFNASLWRQLSALGLPCVAREVQLLRRARDQLVRGCFGGRLPQLRSASQIANKDLRPWQPSAKVAIVGYDLPANVSSKGSGLARDTCVKMILPEVQYTRLLLRSQSLRYRSRFLLRPTRHTSRPPGPRREGIALRPEPWRLGKLGKNPTGTLRVSQ; via the exons ATGTTGAGCGCTACACCACTGATTGTTACATCACGGCTCAGAACTCCGCCCACACCCACCCGGCCCCACCCCCT TAACAGCCTGCGCACGATGTCTCAGAAGAAGCTCTTCCTGGTTCTGGTGGCAATAAGTACCATCAGTTTTCTGTTGCATCATGGGGGCCACCTCAGCTG gACTTTGGAGGCGTTTCGACTGGGCTGTCCGTCCTTCCGCTCCTCCTTGTCGTCTGTAGATGGCGCCGTTGCCTCCGGGTGGGGTCGCCCCAAGCACACCAGCGTGGCCTTCCTGAAGACGCACAAGACGGCCAGCTCCACCGTGCAGAACATGCTGTTCCGCTTCGCCGAGCGCAACAACCTGACGGTGGCGCTGCCCATCACGGCGTGCGACCACCAGTTCTGCTACCCGCGTCTCTTCAGCGGGAGCTTCGTGCACCCGCACACCGTGCCGCCCGACATCGTCACCAGCCACATGCGCTTCAGCCGGGCCGAGGTGCGCCGTCTCATGCCCAACGACACCGTCCACATCACCATCCTGCGGGAGCCCGGAGCCATGTTTGAGTCCCTCTTCAGCTACTACAACCAGTACTGCCAGAGCTTCCGCCGGGTTCCCAATGGCTCCTTGGAGGTCTTCCTGAAGCATCCGTGGGCCTACTACCGCCTGGAGGAGCACGACTCCATGTACGCTAGGAACacgttgacctttgacctgggcGGCGACAAGGACAGGGCGGGGGCGGAGGCGACGACGTACGCCAGGCGCTTCGCGGCCGAGGTGGAGCGGGTCTTCTCGCTGGTCATGATCGCTGAGCACTTCGACGAGTCGTTGGTCCTCCTGCGGCGTCTGCTGGCGTGGGACCTGGAGGACGTGCTGTACGTCAAGCTCAACATGCGCACGCCGTCGTCCAAGAGCCGCCTGTCCGAGGGGCTCAGGGGAAAGATCCGCGAGTGGAACGCCATCGACGCCGCGCTCTACGACCACTTCAACGCCTCACTCTGGCGGCAGCTGAGCGCGCTGGGGCTGCCGTGCGTGGCCCGCGAGGTCCAGCTTCTGCGGAGAGCTCGCGACCAGCTGGTGCGCGGCTGCTTCGGCGGACGGCTCCCGCAGCTGCGCTCGGCCTCGCAGATCGCCAACAAGGATCTGCGACCCTGGCAGCCCAGCGCCAAGGTGGCCATCGTCGGCTACGACTTGCCTGCCAACGTCTCGAGCAAGGGCTCCGGCCTGGCCCGGGACACGTGCGTGAAGATGATCCTGCCTGAGGTGCAGTACACCAGGCTCCTACTGCGCTCACAGTCACTACGCTACCGGAGCAGGTTTCTGCTCCGGCCCACCCGGCACACCTCCAGGCCCCCGGGGCCACGTCGAGAGGGCATTGCCCTTCGCCCTGAGCCATGGCGTTTGGGCAAACTGGGGAAGAACCCCACAGGAACCCTACGCGTCTCCCAGTGA
- the gal3st3 gene encoding galactose-3-O-sulfotransferase 3 isoform X2: protein MSQKKLFLVLVAISTISFLLHHGGHLSWTLEAFRLGCPSFRSSLSSVDGAVASGWGRPKHTSVAFLKTHKTASSTVQNMLFRFAERNNLTVALPITACDHQFCYPRLFSGSFVHPHTVPPDIVTSHMRFSRAEVRRLMPNDTVHITILREPGAMFESLFSYYNQYCQSFRRVPNGSLEVFLKHPWAYYRLEEHDSMYARNTLTFDLGGDKDRAGAEATTYARRFAAEVERVFSLVMIAEHFDESLVLLRRLLAWDLEDVLYVKLNMRTPSSKSRLSEGLRGKIREWNAIDAALYDHFNASLWRQLSALGLPCVAREVQLLRRARDQLVRGCFGGRLPQLRSASQIANKDLRPWQPSAKVAIVGYDLPANVSSKGSGLARDTCVKMILPEVQYTRLLLRSQSLRYRSRFLLRPTRHTSRPPGPRREGIALRPEPWRLGKLGKNPTGTLRVSQ from the exons ATGTCTCAGAAGAAGCTCTTCCTGGTTCTGGTGGCAATAAGTACCATCAGTTTTCTGTTGCATCATGGGGGCCACCTCAGCTG gACTTTGGAGGCGTTTCGACTGGGCTGTCCGTCCTTCCGCTCCTCCTTGTCGTCTGTAGATGGCGCCGTTGCCTCCGGGTGGGGTCGCCCCAAGCACACCAGCGTGGCCTTCCTGAAGACGCACAAGACGGCCAGCTCCACCGTGCAGAACATGCTGTTCCGCTTCGCCGAGCGCAACAACCTGACGGTGGCGCTGCCCATCACGGCGTGCGACCACCAGTTCTGCTACCCGCGTCTCTTCAGCGGGAGCTTCGTGCACCCGCACACCGTGCCGCCCGACATCGTCACCAGCCACATGCGCTTCAGCCGGGCCGAGGTGCGCCGTCTCATGCCCAACGACACCGTCCACATCACCATCCTGCGGGAGCCCGGAGCCATGTTTGAGTCCCTCTTCAGCTACTACAACCAGTACTGCCAGAGCTTCCGCCGGGTTCCCAATGGCTCCTTGGAGGTCTTCCTGAAGCATCCGTGGGCCTACTACCGCCTGGAGGAGCACGACTCCATGTACGCTAGGAACacgttgacctttgacctgggcGGCGACAAGGACAGGGCGGGGGCGGAGGCGACGACGTACGCCAGGCGCTTCGCGGCCGAGGTGGAGCGGGTCTTCTCGCTGGTCATGATCGCTGAGCACTTCGACGAGTCGTTGGTCCTCCTGCGGCGTCTGCTGGCGTGGGACCTGGAGGACGTGCTGTACGTCAAGCTCAACATGCGCACGCCGTCGTCCAAGAGCCGCCTGTCCGAGGGGCTCAGGGGAAAGATCCGCGAGTGGAACGCCATCGACGCCGCGCTCTACGACCACTTCAACGCCTCACTCTGGCGGCAGCTGAGCGCGCTGGGGCTGCCGTGCGTGGCCCGCGAGGTCCAGCTTCTGCGGAGAGCTCGCGACCAGCTGGTGCGCGGCTGCTTCGGCGGACGGCTCCCGCAGCTGCGCTCGGCCTCGCAGATCGCCAACAAGGATCTGCGACCCTGGCAGCCCAGCGCCAAGGTGGCCATCGTCGGCTACGACTTGCCTGCCAACGTCTCGAGCAAGGGCTCCGGCCTGGCCCGGGACACGTGCGTGAAGATGATCCTGCCTGAGGTGCAGTACACCAGGCTCCTACTGCGCTCACAGTCACTACGCTACCGGAGCAGGTTTCTGCTCCGGCCCACCCGGCACACCTCCAGGCCCCCGGGGCCACGTCGAGAGGGCATTGCCCTTCGCCCTGAGCCATGGCGTTTGGGCAAACTGGGGAAGAACCCCACAGGAACCCTACGCGTCTCCCAGTGA